The following are encoded together in the Desulfovibrio sp. JC022 genome:
- the hisG gene encoding ATP phosphoribosyltransferase has product MSKQLKIGLPKGSLQDATIKLFAKSGWKVNLHHRNYFPDVNDDELNISMCRVQEISRYIEDGVLDCGLAGRDWVLENKSDVIEVSSLVYSKVSNRPARWILAVAGDSPYKKPEDLAGKKIATELLGATKDYFESRNIDVDVFYSWGATEAKVVEGLCDAIVEVTETGTTIKAHGLRVIDEVMSTNTVLIVNKDAWNDPWKRKKIENINLLLQGALRAEKMVGLKMNMPKASLEKAMEVMPSLNSPTVSDLSDPQWVSVEIMVEEVVVRELIPELIDMGAEGIIEYPLNKVI; this is encoded by the coding sequence ATGTCTAAGCAACTGAAAATCGGACTGCCTAAAGGTTCTTTGCAGGATGCAACTATCAAACTCTTCGCCAAATCCGGCTGGAAAGTTAACCTGCACCACAGAAACTATTTTCCTGATGTAAACGATGATGAACTGAACATTTCCATGTGCCGTGTTCAGGAAATTTCACGCTATATCGAAGACGGTGTTCTGGACTGCGGTCTTGCCGGAAGAGATTGGGTTCTGGAAAACAAATCCGATGTTATTGAAGTCTCCAGCCTTGTGTACTCCAAAGTCAGCAACCGTCCCGCCCGCTGGATTCTGGCTGTTGCAGGAGACTCCCCCTACAAAAAACCGGAAGACCTTGCCGGAAAGAAAATCGCAACAGAACTTCTCGGTGCCACCAAGGATTATTTCGAATCCAGAAATATCGACGTAGATGTTTTCTACTCCTGGGGTGCCACTGAAGCAAAAGTTGTTGAAGGCCTTTGCGACGCAATTGTTGAAGTAACCGAAACCGGTACCACCATCAAAGCCCACGGGTTGCGCGTAATTGATGAAGTCATGTCCACCAACACCGTGCTCATCGTTAATAAAGACGCATGGAATGATCCCTGGAAGCGTAAGAAAATTGAAAACATCAATCTACTGCTCCAAGGCGCACTCCGCGCTGAAAAAATGGTTGGCCTGAAAATGAACATGCCCAAGGCTTCCCTTGAAAAAGCCATGGAAGTAATGCCCAGCCTGAACTCACCAACCGTATCCGATCTTTCCGATCCGCAGTGGGTGTCGGTTGAAATCATGGTCGAAGAAGTGGTTGTGCGTGAGCTCATCCCCGAGCTTATCGACATGGGCGCGGAAGGAATTATCGAGTATCCGCTGAATAAAGTTATTTAA
- a CDS encoding glutamine synthetase family protein has protein sequence MAAPIFNCKNADDVLKAVRDYNISFVQFWFVDILGTLKSFQITPKELEASFEEGMGFDGSSILGFTRIEESDMIAIPDPTTFQLCSWRPTDRPVARMFCDIQNPDGTPYEGDSRWVLKKTLDKAAERGYTYYVGPELEFFLFKDEKGTKIIDRGGYFDAPPLDLGNDVRRDIIFSLEQMGYDVEYSHHEVAPSQHEIDLRYAEGMRMADTAMTYRVIVKEMARKHGIYATFMPKPIFGENGSGMHVHQSLFKNGRNVFFDANDEYHLSPEGKSYIAGILKHAPEMTCVTNQWVNSYKRLVPGYEAPVYVSWARKNRSTLVRVPMYKPGKENATRMELRCPDPAANPYLCFAVMLQAGLKGIDEAYELPAPIEENIFAMDGPTLAEHGITALPGNLYEAAVAMKNGEVVKECLGEHIHSNLYRNKIKEWDKYRTQVTEYEISTYLPVL, from the coding sequence GTGGCTGCGCCAATTTTTAACTGCAAAAACGCTGATGATGTTCTGAAGGCTGTACGCGATTACAATATCAGTTTCGTACAGTTCTGGTTTGTGGACATTCTTGGAACGCTGAAAAGCTTCCAGATTACCCCCAAAGAACTTGAAGCATCTTTCGAAGAAGGCATGGGATTTGACGGTTCTTCCATTCTCGGTTTCACCAGAATCGAGGAATCGGATATGATCGCCATTCCCGACCCAACCACCTTTCAGCTCTGCTCATGGCGCCCCACGGACCGCCCTGTTGCCCGCATGTTCTGTGATATCCAGAACCCGGATGGAACACCTTATGAAGGCGACAGCCGCTGGGTACTCAAAAAGACACTCGATAAGGCTGCCGAGCGCGGTTACACCTATTACGTAGGTCCTGAACTTGAATTTTTCCTCTTTAAGGATGAAAAGGGCACCAAGATTATCGACCGTGGCGGTTACTTTGATGCTCCGCCGCTGGATCTCGGTAACGATGTCCGCCGGGACATCATCTTCTCCCTTGAGCAGATGGGGTATGATGTTGAATACAGCCATCACGAAGTTGCCCCGAGCCAGCATGAAATTGACCTGCGTTATGCCGAAGGCATGCGCATGGCCGACACCGCCATGACCTACCGGGTTATTGTCAAGGAAATGGCCCGGAAACACGGTATATACGCCACCTTCATGCCCAAACCAATTTTCGGTGAAAACGGTTCCGGCATGCATGTGCACCAATCCCTGTTCAAAAACGGCCGCAACGTCTTTTTTGATGCCAATGATGAGTACCATCTCAGTCCGGAAGGTAAAAGTTACATCGCAGGTATCCTCAAGCATGCCCCGGAAATGACCTGTGTAACCAACCAGTGGGTCAACTCTTACAAACGTCTTGTTCCCGGCTACGAAGCACCTGTCTACGTCTCATGGGCCCGTAAGAACCGCTCCACACTGGTCAGGGTGCCCATGTATAAACCCGGCAAGGAAAACGCCACCAGAATGGAACTTCGCTGCCCGGACCCGGCAGCCAACCCCTATCTCTGTTTTGCGGTAATGCTGCAAGCCGGACTTAAGGGAATAGACGAGGCTTACGAGCTGCCCGCTCCCATCGAAGAGAACATCTTTGCCATGGACGGCCCTACCCTCGCAGAGCACGGCATCACCGCCCTGCCCGGCAACCTTTACGAAGCTGCCGTAGCCATGAAAAACGGTGAAGTGGTTAAGGAATGCCTTGGCGAACACATTCACAGCAATCTTTACAGAAACAAGATCAAGGAATGGGATAAATACCGCACTCAGGTAACTGAGTACGAGATATCTACTTATCTGCCTGTACTTTAA
- a CDS encoding carboxymuconolactone decarboxylase family protein, with amino-acid sequence MAESQIEFKDSIGANWETYNKLMPEVADLYDQYNGEIYKDGSVKAKEKRLMALVGALVSGCRACMLYQTEEALNLGATVDEILETCAVAISLGGTMAAGEVTHIMGLLKEIGEIE; translated from the coding sequence ATGGCTGAATCACAAATTGAATTTAAGGACTCAATCGGCGCGAACTGGGAAACCTACAATAAACTCATGCCCGAGGTTGCCGATCTCTACGATCAGTATAATGGCGAAATATATAAGGATGGGTCTGTCAAAGCTAAAGAAAAGAGATTGATGGCTCTGGTGGGGGCACTGGTCAGCGGGTGTAGGGCCTGTATGCTTTATCAGACCGAAGAAGCTCTGAATCTCGGCGCAACTGTTGATGAAATTCTTGAAACATGTGCAGTGGCAATTTCTCTCGGCGGAACAATGGCCGCAGGGGAAGTAACCCATATTATGGGATTGTTGAAGGAAATTGGGGAAATAGAATAG
- a CDS encoding LysR family transcriptional regulator, which produces MLDITKTAQLTPDLLRSFLVAADTGSFTRTASLVHRTQAAVSMQMKKLEEDLKCVLFKRDGRGVSLTAEGEILYRYSTKILDLHDEALSAVSGPKLHGSVRLGAPDDYAMKHLPGIMQEFAVNHPQVQVDVFCDDTPTLAGMLDNGKLDLVIATDHAQTEYSTPLELSWILPERMDPSEMEELPLALFHPVCCYRENGLKALEKAGRKYRIAYGSPSLAGLLAAVRGGLAIAVVTKDTTAKGCRHVLPSDGLPPIKSVYIDLRFQPGNRSEVVSVFGGFIAKGLGIVI; this is translated from the coding sequence ATGCTTGATATCACAAAAACAGCACAACTAACACCGGATCTGCTCCGCTCCTTCTTAGTAGCAGCGGATACCGGCAGCTTCACCCGCACCGCATCTCTTGTCCACAGAACGCAGGCAGCGGTAAGCATGCAGATGAAAAAACTGGAAGAGGACCTGAAATGTGTACTTTTCAAACGGGATGGCAGAGGGGTCAGTCTCACCGCCGAAGGGGAAATTCTTTACCGCTATTCAACTAAGATTCTTGATCTTCATGATGAAGCACTGTCCGCTGTGTCCGGTCCAAAACTTCATGGAAGTGTACGCCTGGGAGCCCCGGATGATTACGCCATGAAACATCTTCCCGGAATTATGCAGGAATTTGCAGTAAACCACCCACAGGTTCAAGTGGATGTATTTTGTGATGACACCCCGACTCTGGCCGGAATGCTGGATAACGGTAAGCTCGATCTGGTTATTGCTACGGACCATGCACAAACGGAGTACTCCACACCACTCGAACTGAGCTGGATCTTACCGGAAAGAATGGACCCGTCAGAAATGGAAGAACTTCCGCTGGCCCTGTTCCACCCAGTTTGCTGTTATCGTGAAAATGGCTTGAAAGCCCTTGAAAAAGCCGGGCGCAAATACCGCATAGCTTACGGCAGCCCCAGCTTGGCGGGCCTGCTTGCCGCAGTTCGGGGAGGGTTGGCAATTGCCGTTGTTACCAAAGATACGACTGCAAAAGGATGCAGGCACGTCCTTCCTTCAGACGGCCTGCCACCCATAAAATCGGTTTATATTGATTTGAGATTCCAGCCCGGAAACCGTTCAGAAGTGGTTTCAGTATTCGGAGGATTTATTGCGAAGGGATTGGGGATTGTGATTTAG
- a CDS encoding tetratricopeptide repeat protein, whose protein sequence is MKRCLIIIITSLLLMAQGCDKPSDNTSEVIDKARSNFISGFYVDSEKGFERYLQDNPQGEHRFEAWNYLVKIAAEVRHDSDRGAAILEAMYLEFGHKPELASSMKRNLAEMYIRTGQYKPAVEALEKSLEYSDQPQEQLDSTRTMLAETFRKLRNYDLAIYTYNDIAKTTDNKVTKARALFEMAHTLTLIQAWERAESELEKLLKMDDVPEDIHAEAAFMLADIYEDRHEYRRAAELLEKILDTYPNPYAVRYKLDYLKKKF, encoded by the coding sequence ATGAAAAGATGTTTGATCATTATAATCACATCCCTGCTGCTTATGGCGCAGGGATGTGATAAACCGAGTGATAACACATCAGAGGTTATCGATAAGGCTCGGTCAAATTTCATCAGTGGCTTTTATGTTGATTCCGAAAAAGGGTTTGAAAGGTATTTGCAGGATAATCCGCAGGGAGAGCATCGTTTTGAGGCCTGGAATTATCTGGTAAAAATCGCCGCTGAAGTCCGTCACGACAGTGACCGCGGGGCCGCGATACTTGAAGCCATGTATCTTGAGTTCGGGCATAAACCGGAACTTGCTTCGAGCATGAAGCGTAATCTGGCTGAAATGTATATTCGTACCGGGCAGTATAAACCGGCCGTAGAGGCACTTGAAAAGAGCCTTGAATATTCAGACCAGCCGCAGGAGCAGCTCGATTCAACCCGGACCATGCTGGCCGAGACTTTCCGTAAACTCAGGAATTACGATCTCGCTATCTATACTTACAATGACATAGCCAAAACTACCGATAATAAAGTTACAAAGGCTCGCGCGCTCTTTGAAATGGCCCATACCCTGACCCTTATCCAGGCCTGGGAAAGGGCGGAATCAGAGCTGGAAAAGTTGCTTAAAATGGATGATGTTCCCGAAGATATCCATGCAGAGGCAGCTTTCATGCTCGCTGATATCTATGAAGACCGTCATGAATACCGCCGTGCCGCTGAATTGCTGGAAAAGATTTTGGATACTTATCCTAATCCTTACGCGGTCAGGTATAAGCTGGATTATTTGAAGAAGAAGTTTTGA